The sequence GACTTGAACAAGATAAGTGTTTGCTCCCCATCTTCTAGTAGCTCAAGCGCCCGTTGCGCTTTTCCTCCAACTTCAACATCCGTTGCAAAGACTTCCATTACTTCATCATAATCAAATGGCGATTCCACTGAAAATGATAGGAAGTCCTGAATACCTAGGCCGTCTGCCAAATAGGTAAACTGCTCACCAACTGACAGTGTGGCAGATGAAAAGACAATCGGCGTTTTGGATGAAAACAATTTTTCTCTTAAAATATCTGTCACTAGACGTGGCATGATGACGAGCGTCGATTCACCCTCGCGTTCTTCTAGCCAGTCCACCGCATCGTTTTGTGATGTAAACAATTCCATAGAATAGATGTATTGGTCCAAGTATTCTTCAACCATTTTCAAATCATATTCTGGAATAATAAACAATTCACCGTCAAAGACGAATTCTTCAAGAAGTGCAGTTGAAATCTGGACAGATTCTTTACCAATCGCCATCAATTCAGCTGTTTTTTCAATCGCTTTACGCTCATTATCCGTGTCGTCTGCTAATCTTTCGAGCAATGTAAAAAATGCTTCATGCGTATCAATCAGGCGTTCCATTAGCTGAAGCGTCTTCTCGCGAATACCATCTACCATAATTCGCTCAAGTAAGTTCAGTAACGTACTATTTTGCACTTCGTACGTCAATGCACGCTGCGCTGAATACTCCAGAAGATGCCCTTCATCGAACACAATCATTGAGGCTTCAGGAAGTAGTGGCAATTGCCCTTGACGTTTACGCGATTCCTTCGTCCAAATATGCTCCATATAGAAATCATGCGAACAAATAACCAATTCAACCGCTTCACGATAATGATTACGGTGAATCGTTTGCCCACAGCGATTACGGACGTCACAGGCAGCACATTGTTGGATTGGATGAAAATTCACTGTTTTCCATTGTTCATCACTTAAAGCTGGATAATCCGAACGTTCCCCATAAGGATGGATGGACTGCAAAGAAGCATTGCCATGGACAAAATCAGGAATACTATCTTCAATCCACTCAATATACTCTTCTGTCGACGTATTGCCCGTCTCCTCCAAGCGTTTCAAACACAAATATTGGTCACGAGATTTAGCAAGGCGTACATCGATGTCCAGTCCAAGTGCTTCACCGACTTTACGAATATCGCCATCTTCTTTGACAAGCTGGTCAATAAGCGTCTCATCCGCACACGAAATAAGCGCCGGCTTCCCTGTATAGCGCGCATAGGCA comes from Sporosarcina sp. FSL K6-3457 and encodes:
- a CDS encoding ATP-dependent DNA helicase; amino-acid sequence: MKSKMPFPLSKEKSFYESLNDWIGDTLYDDLTEKGFECRDEQIYMAFQIEQALKEKKVLFAEAGVGTGKTIAYLLPAIAYARYTGKPALISCADETLIDQLVKEDGDIRKVGEALGLDIDVRLAKSRDQYLCLKRLEETGNTSTEEYIEWIEDSIPDFVHGNASLQSIHPYGERSDYPALSDEQWKTVNFHPIQQCAACDVRNRCGQTIHRNHYREAVELVICSHDFYMEHIWTKESRKRQGQLPLLPEASMIVFDEGHLLEYSAQRALTYEVQNSTLLNLLERIMVDGIREKTLQLMERLIDTHEAFFTLLERLADDTDNERKAIEKTAELMAIGKESVQISTALLEEFVFDGELFIIPEYDLKMVEEYLDQYIYSMELFTSQNDAVDWLEEREGESTLVIMPRLVTDILREKLFSSKTPIVFSSATLSVGEQFTYLADGLGIQDFLSFSVESPFDYDEVMEVFATDVEVGGKAQRALELLEDGEQTLILFKSERAMHQFKDQVPADWKERIAFEGERELSSIVREFQQKQVPVLCSYHLWEGLDIPQDALTRVIIYDLPLPPSDPLFDARRQHAKDPFREVDLPFMLLRLRQGAGRLIRTSADSGTVHLLLEGEEQQMKAEIEGIFPVQMKMTN